A genome region from Carya illinoinensis cultivar Pawnee chromosome 2, C.illinoinensisPawnee_v1, whole genome shotgun sequence includes the following:
- the LOC122296088 gene encoding uncharacterized protein LOC122296088 isoform X1, with product MEKKNPKSKQRKNKSEETEMASLAVAGHYLRRSIPQVSVQLNHRSTNCFYTCYRPRLFSCSTDSSRTEFHGENAYDLLGVSENSSFAEIKDSFRKLAKETHPDLADSKTNSTASHRFVQILAAYEILSNSEKRAHYDSYLFSQRRIMQKCSGQGTRLSMYKSHVTTFKQMEVVEWLKWYRFAISEIVAEKKVVVGTGYFDILERDFYSAIHAAYYGPVIESMDLLPDRFEAEERSAYETHEVLHLVSGRDLFGMVCLVNEVPALSFSRNEKLTSFSSIGLSVCPNIEDTSIQMSSDGVDGFGTPLTQSQNITDHTSDAYKDLELHISGRVVAVATRVPPKSHCNGMQTADAQDHIYVFLSSHEDSSMHVSEQSSTDQSSGCEVRSRIALGTITGLGTSPDEGSCFVYDSSGTKTHVIMKHRTLLVKHMHWYGVGEDVSVCECRCSRACLPPSKFWLFEPRCGIHDIGGWYVETFGRDKKGRTVPSQRYWDGFDASEECNKRLHPAMYLLAIAYRTLDLEDVKRKKRTVRDVIEGQLFRVLSWCKKIA from the exons atggaaaaaaaaaatccaaaatcaaagcaaaggaaaaataaGAGTGAAGAAACAGAAATGGCTAGCCTTGCCGTCGCCGGGCACTACCTCCGTCGATCAATTCCTCAAGTCTCAGTTCAATTAAATCACAGAAGCACTAATTGTTTCTATACGTGTTATAGACCTCGGTTGTTCAGTTGCAGCACTGACTCGTCTCGGACTGAGTTCCACGGGGAGAACGCGTACGACCTCTTAGGAGTTTCTGAGAACAGCTCATTCGCAGAAATCAAAGATTCTTTCCGTAAATTGGCTAAAGAAACTCACCCGGACCTCGCCGATTCGAAGACCAATTCCACTGCTTCTCATCGGTTTGTTCAGATTCTTGCGGCGTATGAG ATTCTTTCAAATTCTGAGAAGAGGGCGCATTATGACAGCTATCTGTTCTCTCAGAGAAGGATTATGCAGAAATGTTCGGGACAAGGAACAAGATTATCCATGTATAAATCCCATGTTACAACATTTAAACAGATGGAAGTTGTGGAATGGTTAAAGTGGTATAGATTTGCTATCAGTGAGATAGTGGCAGAGAAGAAGGTGGTTGTTGGAACGGGCTATTTTGACATACTTGAAAGGGATTTTTATTCAGCCATACATGCAGCATACTATGGCCCTGTAATTGAGTCAATGGATCTTCTTCCTGACCGCTTTGAAGCTGAGGAGAGGTCTGCTTATGAAACTCATGAGGTTCTGCACCTCGTTTCAGGGCGTGATCTTTTTGGGATGGTTTGCTTGGTCAATGAGGTTCCTGCATTATCTTTTTCCAGGAATGAAAAATTAACTTCATTTTCATCTATAGGTTTAAGTGTCTGCCCTAACATTGAGGATACTAGCATCCAGATGAGCTCTGATGGTGTGGATGGGTTTGGAACTCCTTTGACACAATCTCAAAATATTACAGATCACACATCAGATGCATATAAAGATCTAGAATTGCATATATCTGGAAGGGTAGTTGCTGTGGCCACTAGAGTCCCTCCTAAAAGCCATTGCAATGGGATGCAGACTGCAGATGCTCAAGATCATATCTATGTATTTCTTAGTTCACATGAAGATTCATCCATGCATGTTAGTGAACAATCTTCTACGGATCAGTCTTCTGGTTGTGAAGTTCGATCAAGGATTGCACTGGGAACTATAACTGGACTAGGGACTAGCCCAGACGAAGGGTCATGCTTTGTCTATGACAGCAGTGGCACAAAAACCCATGTGATTATGAAGCATAGAACATTGCTG GTGAAGCATATGCATTGGTATGGTGTGGGAGAAGATGTTTCTGTCTGTGAATGTCGATGCAGTAGAGCCTGTTTACCCCCAAGCAA ATTTTGGCTTTTCGAGCCTCGCTGTGGCATACATGACATTGGTGGTTGGTATGTCGAAACATTTGGCAGAGATAAGAAAGGTCGGACAGTTCCATCGCAGAGGTATTGGGATGGCTTTGATGCAAGTGAAGAATGTAACAA GAGACTCCATCCAGCAATGTATTTGCTTGCTATTGCATATAGAACTCTAGATCTtgaagatgtgaaaagaaagaaacgaACAGTGAGGGATGTCATTGAGGGACAGCTGTTTAGAGTTCTCAGTTGGTGCAAGAAAATTGCTTAG
- the LOC122296088 gene encoding uncharacterized protein LOC122296088 isoform X2 → MEKKNPKSKQRKNKSEETEMASLAVAGHYLRRSIPQVSVQLNHRSTNCFYTCYRPRLFSCSTDSSRTEFHGENAYDLLGVSENSSFAEIKDSFRKLAKETHPDLADSKTNSTASHRFVQILAAYEILSNSEKRAHYDSYLFSQRRIMQKCSGQGTRLSMYKSHVTTFKQMEVVEWLKWYRFAISEIVAEKKVVVGTGYFDILERDFYSAIHAAYYGPVIESMDLLPDRFEAEERSAYETHEVLHLVSGRDLFGMVCLVNEVPALSFSRNEKLTSFSSIGLSVCPNIEDTSIQMSSDGVDGFGTPLTQSQNITDHTSDAYKDLELHISGRVVAVATRVPPKSHCNGMQTADAQDHIYVFLSSHEDSSMHVSEQSSTDQSSGCEVRSRIALGTITGLGTSPDEGSCFVYDSSGTKTHVIMKHRTLLVKHMHWYGVGEDVSVCECRCSRACLPPSKVHKTLKMRPKQIQITNPHTSTDFGFSSLAVAYMTLVVGMSKHLAEIRKVGQFHRRGIGMALMQVKNVTRDSIQQCICLLLHIEL, encoded by the exons atggaaaaaaaaaatccaaaatcaaagcaaaggaaaaataaGAGTGAAGAAACAGAAATGGCTAGCCTTGCCGTCGCCGGGCACTACCTCCGTCGATCAATTCCTCAAGTCTCAGTTCAATTAAATCACAGAAGCACTAATTGTTTCTATACGTGTTATAGACCTCGGTTGTTCAGTTGCAGCACTGACTCGTCTCGGACTGAGTTCCACGGGGAGAACGCGTACGACCTCTTAGGAGTTTCTGAGAACAGCTCATTCGCAGAAATCAAAGATTCTTTCCGTAAATTGGCTAAAGAAACTCACCCGGACCTCGCCGATTCGAAGACCAATTCCACTGCTTCTCATCGGTTTGTTCAGATTCTTGCGGCGTATGAG ATTCTTTCAAATTCTGAGAAGAGGGCGCATTATGACAGCTATCTGTTCTCTCAGAGAAGGATTATGCAGAAATGTTCGGGACAAGGAACAAGATTATCCATGTATAAATCCCATGTTACAACATTTAAACAGATGGAAGTTGTGGAATGGTTAAAGTGGTATAGATTTGCTATCAGTGAGATAGTGGCAGAGAAGAAGGTGGTTGTTGGAACGGGCTATTTTGACATACTTGAAAGGGATTTTTATTCAGCCATACATGCAGCATACTATGGCCCTGTAATTGAGTCAATGGATCTTCTTCCTGACCGCTTTGAAGCTGAGGAGAGGTCTGCTTATGAAACTCATGAGGTTCTGCACCTCGTTTCAGGGCGTGATCTTTTTGGGATGGTTTGCTTGGTCAATGAGGTTCCTGCATTATCTTTTTCCAGGAATGAAAAATTAACTTCATTTTCATCTATAGGTTTAAGTGTCTGCCCTAACATTGAGGATACTAGCATCCAGATGAGCTCTGATGGTGTGGATGGGTTTGGAACTCCTTTGACACAATCTCAAAATATTACAGATCACACATCAGATGCATATAAAGATCTAGAATTGCATATATCTGGAAGGGTAGTTGCTGTGGCCACTAGAGTCCCTCCTAAAAGCCATTGCAATGGGATGCAGACTGCAGATGCTCAAGATCATATCTATGTATTTCTTAGTTCACATGAAGATTCATCCATGCATGTTAGTGAACAATCTTCTACGGATCAGTCTTCTGGTTGTGAAGTTCGATCAAGGATTGCACTGGGAACTATAACTGGACTAGGGACTAGCCCAGACGAAGGGTCATGCTTTGTCTATGACAGCAGTGGCACAAAAACCCATGTGATTATGAAGCATAGAACATTGCTG GTGAAGCATATGCATTGGTATGGTGTGGGAGAAGATGTTTCTGTCTGTGAATGTCGATGCAGTAGAGCCTGTTTACCCCCAAGCAA GGTGCATAAGACATTGAAGATGAGACCCAAACAAATACAAATTACTAACCCACATACTTCAACAGATTTTGGCTTTTCGAGCCTCGCTGTGGCATACATGACATTGGTGGTTGGTATGTCGAAACATTTGGCAGAGATAAGAAAGGTCGGACAGTTCCATCGCAGAGGTATTGGGATGGCTTTGATGCAAGTGAAGAATGTAACAA GAGACTCCATCCAGCAATGTATTTGCTTGCTATTGCATATAGAACTCTAG